A single Endozoicomonas sp. NE40 DNA region contains:
- a CDS encoding replication-associated recombination protein A, giving the protein MASLFDTPNTHARFEPLAARMRPGNLDEYLGQAHILARGKPLREALEQGAIHSMVFWGPPGVGKTTLAKLIAGLCDARFETLSAVLSGVKDIRAAVDRARDEQLMHNRKTILFVDEVHRFNKSQQDAFLPHIEDGTIIFIGATTENPSFELNNALLSRARVYVLRSLQQDDLRQVIQQALNDERGLAGRNITLEPEAEQILIRYADGDARRVLNILEVAADLSDDGVIRSESVTDILADSGRRFDKGGEVFYDQISAFHKSVRGSNPDAALYWAARIVDGGADPLYIIRRLVAIASEDIGNADPRALEITMNAWQAFERLGAPEGLLALAHATVYCACAAKSNAVYLAWKAALDDVRGNPSHEVPLHLRNAPTKLMGELGYGAEYRYAHDETGAYAAGECYFPDSMEPRQYYQPNDRGLEIKIRDKLAFLKDLDARSPKQRR; this is encoded by the coding sequence ATGGCATCACTTTTTGATACTCCAAACACCCATGCCCGTTTCGAGCCGCTCGCGGCTCGCATGAGACCCGGGAATCTGGATGAATACCTTGGGCAGGCCCATATCCTTGCCCGGGGTAAGCCCCTGCGTGAAGCCCTGGAGCAGGGGGCTATTCACTCGATGGTATTCTGGGGGCCGCCCGGTGTGGGAAAAACGACACTGGCTAAATTGATTGCCGGTTTGTGTGATGCCCGCTTCGAAACGCTCTCCGCAGTGTTGTCGGGCGTGAAAGATATACGTGCAGCGGTTGACCGGGCAAGAGATGAACAGCTGATGCACAACCGTAAAACGATCCTGTTTGTGGACGAGGTGCATCGGTTTAACAAGTCTCAGCAGGACGCATTCCTGCCGCATATTGAAGACGGCACCATTATCTTTATTGGCGCGACCACCGAAAATCCTTCGTTTGAGCTGAATAACGCACTTTTGTCCCGCGCCAGAGTCTATGTTCTGCGGTCATTGCAGCAGGACGATCTCAGGCAGGTTATTCAGCAGGCGCTGAATGATGAGCGAGGTCTGGCGGGACGGAATATTACCCTGGAACCGGAAGCGGAGCAGATCCTCATTCGTTATGCCGACGGTGATGCACGACGGGTTCTGAATATTCTGGAAGTTGCTGCCGACCTGAGTGACGACGGTGTTATAAGGTCTGAAAGCGTCACTGATATTCTGGCAGACAGTGGGCGCCGGTTTGATAAAGGCGGAGAGGTGTTTTATGACCAGATATCTGCGTTTCATAAATCGGTCAGAGGTTCTAATCCGGATGCGGCACTGTACTGGGCTGCAAGAATAGTCGACGGTGGCGCTGATCCTTTGTACATCATTCGTCGTCTGGTAGCGATTGCCAGTGAGGATATCGGCAACGCTGACCCAAGAGCCCTTGAGATCACAATGAACGCCTGGCAGGCTTTTGAACGGCTGGGCGCGCCGGAAGGGCTTCTGGCTCTGGCTCATGCAACGGTGTACTGTGCCTGTGCGGCAAAAAGTAATGCCGTGTATCTCGCCTGGAAAGCGGCGCTGGACGATGTGCGTGGCAACCCTTCCCATGAAGTGCCTCTGCATTTGCGCAATGCGCCGACAAAGCTGATGGGTGAGCTGGGGTACGGTGCTGAATACCGTTATGCCCATGACGAGACAGGCGCTTATGCGGCGGGCGAATGCTATTTTCCGGACAGCATGGAGCCGAGGCAGTATTATCAGCCGAACGACCGGGGTCTTGAAATTAAAATCAGGGATAAACTGGCCTTCCTGAAAGATCTGGATGCCAGGAGTCCTAAGCAGCGACGTTGA
- the lolA gene encoding outer membrane lipoprotein chaperone LolA yields MFKHLKVIALFSAVALSAGSPVNVLAAPVKPVAATAVQDNDAKAAEKLTRKLEKIRTISAKFKQESVGSDGRIRTESGSMQIKRPGKFRWDTASPFEQEIVALDKKIWLVDRDLQQVIIQIQDQRMSNTPAQLLSGDVKEFLKDYQIGLYRDDKQERFTLTPAGSSDLFEKLDIIFRDGVLNSIELRDSLGGRRRVELSDVNVNGMISDSDFRVEIPKGYDVIDQTGNTEQ; encoded by the coding sequence ATGTTTAAGCATTTAAAAGTCATTGCCCTGTTTTCTGCTGTTGCGCTGTCTGCTGGTTCTCCTGTCAACGTTCTGGCAGCCCCGGTCAAACCGGTTGCTGCGACCGCTGTGCAGGATAATGATGCCAAAGCGGCTGAAAAGCTGACCCGAAAGCTGGAAAAAATCCGCACGATTTCTGCGAAGTTCAAACAGGAATCAGTAGGCTCTGATGGCCGGATACGTACTGAGTCCGGCTCCATGCAGATCAAACGTCCGGGCAAGTTTCGCTGGGACACAGCGTCGCCTTTTGAGCAGGAAATCGTCGCCCTCGACAAAAAAATATGGCTGGTTGATCGTGACCTGCAGCAGGTCATTATTCAGATTCAGGATCAGCGCATGTCCAATACACCAGCGCAACTGTTGAGTGGTGATGTTAAGGAATTTCTGAAAGATTACCAGATTGGTCTGTATCGTGATGACAAACAGGAGCGGTTCACCCTGACACCTGCCGGAAGTTCAGACCTGTTTGAAAAACTGGATATTATCTTTCGTGATGGTGTACTCAACAGTATCGAGTTGCGGGACTCCCTGGGTGGTCGGCGTCGTGTAGAGCTGAGCGATGTCAATGTCAACGGGATGATCAGCGACAGTGATTTCAGGGTTGAGATTCCCAAAGGCTATGATGTAATCGATCAAACCGGTAACACTGAGCAATAA
- a CDS encoding cation:proton antiporter: MNLGILFFLILFGGWAAGRLTQRIKLPAVLGMVLVGVAIGYFFGNNLPASLNESSNFLKTLALIIILLKAGLGISRSTLNRAGLSALLMTFIPCIFEGAALTVILNYLFGFDWAVAGLTGFMLAAVSPAVVVPSMLELQSKGYGQKNAVPTIVLAGASVDDVFAITFFSVCMGLATAEESISIGSALLAIPVSIITGLLPGIIVGLFLAWLFKRSKMPVVEKVLILLTVAVAMVEIGEMIESAALLGVMTVGFLLLERAESSAVELSGQFGKIWFFAQILLFVLIGLSVNIEVALGAGFTGLMAIAGGLVFRSIGVLIATQFSSLSFKERIFCVIAYCPKATVQAALGGAALAAGLPEGELILALAVLAIVFTAPMGLIGINVFGTKLLSRDY; this comes from the coding sequence ATGAATCTCGGTATTCTCTTTTTCCTGATCCTGTTTGGCGGCTGGGCGGCTGGCAGGCTGACTCAGCGCATCAAACTGCCTGCCGTTCTGGGCATGGTTCTGGTGGGAGTGGCCATTGGCTATTTCTTTGGTAATAACCTGCCTGCGTCGCTTAATGAAAGTTCCAACTTTCTTAAAACCCTGGCACTGATCATTATTCTGCTTAAAGCAGGTCTGGGCATCAGTCGCTCCACACTTAACCGGGCTGGACTGTCGGCCCTGCTGATGACGTTTATCCCCTGTATTTTTGAAGGCGCTGCCCTGACGGTGATCCTGAATTACCTGTTCGGCTTTGACTGGGCGGTGGCTGGCCTGACCGGCTTTATGCTGGCAGCGGTTTCCCCTGCCGTGGTCGTTCCTTCCATGCTGGAGTTGCAGTCAAAAGGCTATGGGCAGAAAAATGCCGTACCGACGATTGTGCTGGCAGGTGCTTCGGTAGACGACGTGTTTGCCATTACCTTCTTCTCAGTCTGCATGGGGCTGGCAACCGCTGAAGAGAGCATCAGCATCGGTTCTGCGCTGCTGGCCATCCCTGTTTCCATTATTACCGGATTGCTGCCGGGTATTATTGTTGGCCTGTTTCTGGCCTGGCTGTTCAAACGCAGCAAAATGCCCGTGGTCGAAAAAGTGCTTATTCTTCTGACCGTAGCCGTTGCGATGGTGGAAATCGGTGAAATGATTGAAAGCGCCGCTTTGCTGGGCGTTATGACCGTGGGTTTTCTGTTGCTTGAACGTGCAGAAAGCAGCGCGGTTGAACTCTCCGGACAGTTTGGCAAAATCTGGTTCTTTGCCCAGATTCTTCTGTTTGTCCTGATCGGGCTGTCCGTCAATATTGAAGTGGCCCTGGGTGCAGGTTTCACGGGTCTGATGGCTATTGCCGGTGGCCTGGTATTCCGTTCCATCGGGGTATTAATCGCTACTCAATTCTCCAGCTTGTCATTTAAAGAGCGGATTTTCTGTGTGATTGCCTATTGTCCAAAAGCCACGGTTCAAGCGGCACTGGGCGGTGCGGCACTGGCGGCAGGTTTGCCGGAAGGGGAGCTGATTCTGGCTTTAGCGGTGCTTGCCATTGTGTTCACGGCACCAATGGGGCTGATCGGTATCAATGTCTTTGGAACAAAACTGTTAAGCAGGGACTATTAA